Proteins found in one Physeter macrocephalus isolate SW-GA chromosome 17, ASM283717v5, whole genome shotgun sequence genomic segment:
- the RANBP10 gene encoding ran-binding protein 10 — protein MLFQRYMGIGLSAQGVNMNRLPGWDKHSYGYHGDDGHSFCSSGTGQPYGPTFTTGDVIGCCVNLINGTCFYTKNGHSLGIAFTDLPANLYPTVGLQTPGEIVDANFGQQPFLFDIEDYMREWRAKVQGTVHCFPISARLGEWQAVLQNMVSSYLVHHGYCATATAFARMTETPIQEEQASIKNRQKIQKLVLEGRVGEAIETTQRFYPGLLEHNPNLLFMLKCRQFVEMVNGTDSEVRSLSSRSPKSQDSYPGSPSLSPRHGPTSSHMHNTGADSPSCSNGVASTKSKQNHSKYPPPSSSSSSSSSSSSSSPSSVNYSESNSTDSTKSQPHSSTSNQETSDSEMEMEAEHYPNGVLESMSTRIVNGAYKHEDLQTDESSMDDGHPRRQLCGGNQAATERIILFGRELQALSEQLGREYGKNLAHTEMLQDAFSLLAYSDPWSCPVGQQLDPIQREPVCAALNSAILESQNLPKQPPLMLALGQASECLRLMARAGLGSCSFARVDDYLH, from the exons GTTGGGATAAACATTCCTATGGTTACCATGGTGATGATGGGCATTCCTTCTGCTCCTCTGGGACCGGCCAGCCCTATGGTCCCACATTCACTACAGGAGACGTGATTGGCTGCTGCGTCAACCTCATCAATGGCACTTGCTTCTACACCAAGAATGGCCACAGCCTTG GTATAGCCTTCACAGACCTCCCG GCCAACCTCTACCCCACCGTAGGCCTGCAGACACCTGGGGAGATTGTGGACGCCAACTTTGGGCAGCAACCCTTCCTGTTTGACATTGAGGACTACATGCGGGAGTGGCGTGCCAAGGTCCAGGGCACTGTCCACTGCTTCCCCATCAGTGCCCGGCTTGGCGAGTGGCAGGCGGTGCTGCAGAA caTGGTCTCATCTTACCTGGTGCATCATGGGTATTGTGCCACGGCCACGGCTTTTGCCCGAATGACTGAAACCCCGATTCAGGAAGAACAAGCGTCCATAAAGAACAGACAAA AGATCCAGAAGCTGGTGCTGGAGGGTCGTGTGGGTGAGGCCATTGAGACCACACAGCGCTTCTACCCAGGGCTGCTGGAGCACAACCCCAACCTGCTCTTCATGCTCAA GTGCCGACAGTTTGTGGAGATGGTGAATGGGACTGACAGTGAGGTCCGCAGCTTGAGCTCCCGAAGCCCCAAGTCCCAGGACAGCTACCCTGGCTCCCCAAGCCTCAGCCCCCGACACGGCCCCACTAGTTCCCACATGCACAACACAG GAGCAGATAGTCCCAGCTGCAGCAATGGCGTCGCTTCCACCAAGAGCAAACAGAACCACAGTAAATACCCTCCGCccagctcctcctcttcctcgtcGTCgtcctcatcttcctcatctccATCCTCAGTCAATTACTCCGAGTCCAACTCAACAGATTCCACCAAGTCCCAGCCCCACAGCAGTACCAGTAACCAGGAGACCAG CGACAGTGAGATGGAGATGGAGGCGGAACATTACCCCAATGGTGTCCTGGAGAGCATGTCCACACGCATTGTCAATGGTGCCTACAAGCATGAGGACCTGCAGACGGATGAGTCCAGCATGG ACGATGGGCATCCTCGGCGGCAGCTCTGCGGGGGCAATCAGGCGGCCACAGAAAGGATTATCCTGTTTGGCCGTGAGTTGCAGGCACTGAGTGAGCAGCTGGGCCGGGAATACGGCAAGAATTTGGCCCACACAGAGATGCTGCAG GATGCCTTTAGCCTGCTTGCGTACTCAGACCCCTGGAGCTGCCCAGTTGGCCAGCAGCTTGACCCCATCCAGAGGGAGCCTGTATGTGCTGCCCTCAACAGCGCCATTTTAG AGTCTCAGAACCTGCCAAAGCAGCCCCCTCTGATGCTCGCCTTGGGCCAGGCATCTGAATGTCTACGGCTCATGGCCCGAGCGGGCCTGGGATCTTGCTCCTTTGCCAGAGTCGACGACTACTTGCACTAG